The following DNA comes from Methanomassiliicoccales archaeon LGM-DZ1.
GGGACGGTTATCCGGAAGGAGTGGGGGCGGATCTCGCTTATTTCCTCGCCAACATCAACGCGGGCTACCTTCCCGCTTGGAACAAGAGCATCGACAAGCTCGCCGAGTACATGAGATACAACGGCATCCCCGGGAGACTGGCATCCGAAAGGGGAATGGACAAAGCCTACGAATTCGAGGACGAAGGCCTCCACGGGGACATCGAGTTCCTGTATATCGTCCAGGGGAGCCAGGGCAACTACCGTCTGTACTGCGTGGACGTGTGGAAGTACTGCAAATCCACCCCATTCGAGGGCGATATGTGGGACCATCCCTTCTTCGGCATGAAGACGAAGGATCTCATCAAAAAGTTCTGCAAGCCCGAGTATGAAGTGAATCTCCCGCCTGCCGACATCCCTCCCGAACAGAGGATGTACATGAGTACGGGAATCTTCAATCACGCTGAAGCGAAACAATGCGGGATGGAGAAGGACATCGGATACGGGGAACACGACTACAGTTCCGGATTCGTCAGGATAAGGAACGAGAAGAGGCGTATCTGCCCCGTCTGCGGCAACCCCATCATCGGCTACCCCGCTCTCTCCAGAAGGGATGGAAAAACGGAGATCTGTTCCGCCTGCGGAGAGAGGGAAGCGTGGGAGGACTACGCAAGAGCCAGGAGGTTCCGCAGATGAGCGTCTACACCACCCTTGGAGTTACAGTCTCCCCAGAAGCCGGCATTTACTTCCTCAGGTTCCTCAAGACCCTGAGGGACAGGCCCGACAGGGTCACCCAGGACAACGACGGAACCGTTTCCGCCCTGTGGGAGGACAGGAACCACTTCGACGAGTACTCCGACTGCGACTACTCCACGATCCTCGACTTCCTGGACAACCTGGGCGAGGAGAACTACATCTCCGAATCCATCACCGAGGACGGGGAGCCGGAGATCAGGGGAGGCTACTACTTCGGATTCGCCAGGAGGATCACCTACGACCTCTACGGCGACCCCGTGGACCTCAACACTGTTATGTCCGGCAACCGCAAGAGAAGATTCTTCGGAAGGAGGCGGTAAAATGGCCCTTCTGATGAAAGTCACCGACAGCATGGATGACGATGTACCGACCATCTACGACCTGGACGACCCGAAGCAGAACGCGGATTTCAGGCAGTACTGCCATGACGTAGGAAGAATGGCGGAGGGCAGAGATGGATATTATCCCGGCGACAGGGTTACCATCGAGTGCATCAGGAGGGATGACTGATGTCCTGTCCTTATTGCGGTTCCAGGAAGGTGGCGGAGGAGTACACCGTCCAGACCTACGACCTGAAGGAGGACTGGATAGCGATAAACCATGTCCAGTGCGGCAAATGCGGAGCGTACTACTCCAAGACGATCCGTGAGAATCCCCGGACCGGTAAGAGGAAGGTGTTCTGCACCAAGGGTTCCTACCTCACGGGCAATCCCCCTCAGGTATCGGAGAACAGGACCCGTCCCCTGAAGGACAGGCTTATCCGCATATTCAGGAGGCACTGAGATGTACTGTCCTATGTGCGGAGCGCCCGACCACCAGATGTATATCGGGAAACTGGGTCCGGATGCGGTAATCAGATGCGGATTCTGCGGCACCCAATACTACCGCGACATCGACGACGATCCCGTCCTCTCCATGAGCGAATGGGGTTCCTACCGTTATGATGGTGAAACGGACATGAAGGTCCTCAGGAAGAGGGCCGAAGGTGCGGTGAGATACTTCAACAACGGAAGACCCAGGAAGGAGATGGAGACCCACGTGTTCGGCTATCCTTTCTCGATCATCGACAACGGGAAGCTCGCCGATGTGGACCGTGCCTACAAGGGCAACGTCATCATCCGTGCCCTGTCCTACGGCGGCGGAATCTACGAGGGGAAGACCACCCTGTCCTACAACGACGATTACAACGACGGCAGGGGACAGGGAGGGGCAGGATGCGTCCTCATCGGGGATGTGAAGGATGTCCGCATCGAGAACGGGTACCTGGTGATCTCCGGGCTGGACCTGAACAAGCCCATCGAGTACCGCTACCTCATCCAGGAGAGACCTGACGACAAGAAGGTGGTGTTTCCCATCCCCAAGGGCGGGAAGGTGCCTCCGGAGAAGCCGGTTCCCAAGAGACAGCCGACAATCGAGGAGTTCGGCCATACGCCCAAGCCTGCACCGAAATCCGTTCCCAAAGCACCCGTGGCAAGGAAGAACCTCACCGTTGCCGAGATGATTAACGGTTCGGTGATTGAGTTCTGCACTCTTCTTGAGATGCTGGAGAGGGGGATGGAACGTGCCGGTCAGTGGTACTACGAACCCTACGACGGCAGGAAGA
Coding sequences within:
- a CDS encoding YgiT-type zinc finger protein; the encoded protein is MSCPYCGSRKVAEEYTVQTYDLKEDWIAINHVQCGKCGAYYSKTIRENPRTGKRKVFCTKGSYLTGNPPQVSENRTRPLKDRLIRIFRRH